DNA sequence from the Nocardia sp. BMG111209 genome:
GCTCCTGCAGTTCGGTGAGCGCATCACAGGCCGCGGCCAGGGCCGCCACGCCGAGGACATTCGGCGATCCGGCCTCGTGCCGCTGCGGCGCGGGCGCCCAGTCGACACCGGTCGTGCGGACCTCTCGGACCGCCCCGCCGCCGGCCAGGTACGGCTCGGCGGCATCCAGCCAATCCCGGCGGCCCACCAGCACTCCCGCGCCGAACGGCGCGTACAGCTTGTGCCCGGAAAAGGCGAGGTAGTCGATTCCGCTGTGCCGCAGGTCGATTCGCCGATGCGGCGCCAATTGCGCGGCATCCACCAGGATTCGGGCCCCGCACTCGTGCGCGACGGTCGCGAGCCGTTCCAGCGGCAGCACCTCACCGGTGACGTTCGACGCACCCGTGATGGCAAGCAGCGCAGCGGGTTTGGTACACAGCTCCGCGACCACCCGGCGGATCGTCTCGGCCACGGTGTCGGCGGCCCGGACCACCCGCCGCCCGTGCCGCAGCCACGGCAGGAAGTTGGCGTGATGTTCGATGTCGAGCACCACGGTATCGCCGGGTACGCAGGCGGCCAGCAGGTTCAGCGAGTCCGTGGTGTTGCGGGTGAACACCACGACCTGGTCGTCGGTACAGCCCAGGAACCGGGACACCGAGGTCCGGGCGGCCTCGTAGCAGTCGGTGGAGATCCGCGAGGCGTATCCGGCCCCGCGATGCACGCTCGCGTAGTAGGGCAGCAACTCCGACACCCGGTCGGTGACCTGTGCCAGGGCCGGGGCGCTGGCGGCGTAGTCGAAATTCGCGTAGCGCACGGTGCCACCGGACACCAGCGGAACCTGCAGGTCGGCGCCGGATACCTGGGCGGCACAGGTCGGGTCGAGAACAGCGGTCATCACGCAATCCCTTCGGTTCGGGGACTCCGGAAACGACGAGGAAAAAAGTCGGAGTCCGCGCTTGCCGAGCCCGGTCGGGCTGCGGCCCGGTCGTCACCCGGAGCACCCCGCCGCGGAGGAGGGTTGCCGGCCAGCAAGCCGGGGCTTGACGCTGGCACTCATGACCTGAGCTGAAGATAGGCACTGGCCCGAACCCTTGTCAAGATTCGGACGTGTCGCCGCGCATGTCCGGGGGGACTCGCCGTAATCGCCTTGCCATCCCGATCCGACCTGCGCTTATATCGAACGGTGACCGTCTCCCTGCTGCTCGGATTCACCGGACTGTGCGTACTGCTGGCCATCACCCCCGGCCCGGACACCTTCCTGGTCCTGCGCTTCTCGATCGCCGGGCGCCGGCACGGGATCGCGGCGGCGCTCGGTTCCGCGGTCGGTGGCATCGTCTGGGCAACCGTGGTCGCGGCCGGGGTGGCGGCCCTGCTCGAGCAATCTGCGACCGCCTACCGCGCGGTGAAGGTGGTCGGCGGAATCTACTTGATATATCTCGGAATTCGGACGCTGATCGAACATCGCCGGGCCCGCGCGGACGGCGAGCCGGCGGACACCCGGGCCAGCACGGCGACCGTGCCGTCCGCATTCAGCGCGGGCCTGCTGTCGTGCCTGCTGAATCCGAAGGTCGGATTGTTCTATCTGGCGGTGCTCCCGCAGTTCCTCACGACGGTCACCTTCCTGAACGCGCTGGCGCTCGGCGCGATCGAATCGACGGTCGCCGCCGTCGAGATGGTACTGCTGGCGACGCTGGCCGCCCGCGCGATCGAACTGCTGCGGCGGCCGCGCACCCGGGCCCGGCTGGAACAGATCAGCGCGGGCGTGCTGACGGCGCTGGGCATCGGCACCGCGGCGTCGGCGGCCTGATCAGTCCAGGGCGGTGGCCCGGTGATAGGCGCCGTTGTAGTACAGCAGCGGCGCGGCCAGGGGCGCGGCGCCGGTCTCGTCGTGCACCCGGGTCACCAGGCCCACGACCAGGGTGTGGTCACCGATCGCGAAACGTTCCCACACGGTCGCCCGCACCCAGAGCGGCGTCCCGTGCAGCACCGGCTCGCCGGAGTCGAGCGTGGTCCACAGCGCGGGTTCGCTGAACCGCTGTCCGGCCTCCCGGGAGAACCGCCGCGCCAGCTCCTGCTGATGCTCGCCGAGGAAGTGCACGACCAGCGAATCCGCGCCCAGCATCGACGCGATGCTGGAGGAGGTGTGCGCGATGTTGAACGAGATCAGCGGCGGCTCGAGCGACAGCGAGGCGAACGAGGTGGCGGTGAACCCCACCGGCCCGTCCGCACCCGCGAGCGTGACGATGGTCACACCGGCCGGATAATGCCGCATGGCCGACCGGTACTGCTCGGCCGGAATGCCGTCCGAGCCCACGGACGCCCGTAGTTCCGCGTCGGGAGATCTGCTCACAGTTCCAAACTACGTCGCGCGATCGCGACCCTCGCCGGGAGGACGGATGACCGGCGTCACACCGCCTAGTCGACGTCGATCGACAGCCCCGCGGTGATCCGCACCAACTCCGGGAACGAGGTGCGGAAGACGGTGTTCGGATGGCCTCCGGCCGCCCACAGCTCCCGGTATTCCGACAGCGCATTGTCCACGTAGGTGGGCAGATTCGTGGGATGGCCCACCGGCGCGATACCGCCGATCGGCTGCCCGGTCACCTCCCGGGCGGTCGCCGCCGGGGCGGGCGTCAGCGTCCCTTCCAGCCGGTCCCCGGTCCGGGCCAGATCCACCCCGTGCGCCCCGGAAACCAGCAGCAACACCGGTTCGTCGTCGAGCAGGTACACCATCGACTCCGTGATCGCGCCGACGTCCACCCCGAGCGCCCGCGCCGCCTGTTCAGCGGAATGCGTGGGCTCGGTTTGCGTGATGATCACCCCGTGATGCCCACGTGCGATGAGCGTGTCCGACACCCGAGATGCGACCGGAGGCAACGACCTGCGCATGGCACCAGAGTAGAGGGGCAAGCTGTGCCCCGCCGACCGGGCGATCGAATCCGACACCACCGCAACGGCATTCCCACGGCAACCGGGAGCCGCACTCACTCCTCGACGACCACGTCCGGTAGCGGCTCGCCGGTGGTCCGCCGCACACTCGGCCGCGCACCCACGGCGACGGCCGTGAGCAGCGTCGTGAGCTGCTCGCGGAAACGCAATGCGCTGTGCGCCCACCGCGGTTGCTCCTCGTACAGCCGGCGCAGCGTCTCGGTCGGCTGGGACAGCTGGTACAGGTACGCCCCGATGGTCATCGCACCCGTCAGCACGAGCTGCGCCGCGACCTTGTCGAGGTCGGCGGACGCCGCGACCACGGCCGCGACCATCGCGTCGTAGGCGCTGCCGGCGGCGAACTTGTACTGCCGCGCCCGCTCGATCCGCACCGCACCCTCCAGACTCAGGGCGACGTGGGTGAGCAGATCGCAGAACAGCGGCAACCGCACCATCGACTCGGCGACGAGGACGGCGATCCGGTCGGCCTCCAGGCCACGCGCCGCACCGAGCTCGGCCAGCAGCCCGTCCCGCCAGTCCGCCCACCCGTCCTGCGCGAGTTCGAGCAGCAGCTCCTCCCGCGATTCGAAATACCGCCGCAAGGCGGAGGGATGCAGCCCGACCCGCGCGGTCACCGCGGTCAGCGTGACCTCGCGCACCCCCTGCTCCACCGCCAGCTCCCGCGCGGCCGCCAGCAGCGCGGTTTTCCGCAGTTCCTTGTCCTGCACCGATCGGGCGCGTTGCCTCGTCGAACCCACCCCCACACGATAACGCAAGGCCATTGACTTAACCGTGGGATCGGCCTATCGTCTATAACGCAAGCACATTGCGTTACCCGTCAGAGAGGACTCACCACCGTGAGCTCGGTATTCTTCGTCACCGGTTCTTCGCGCGGGCTCGGCCGTCAGATCGTCGAGCAGGCGCTGGACGCCGGTCACCGCGTGGTCGCCACCGCCCGCAACCCGCGCTCGCTCGACGACCTCGCCGAGAAGTACGGCGACCGCATCCACGTCGAGGCGCTGGACGTCACCGACCCGGCCGCCGCCGAAACAGCTGTCGCCAACGGCGTCGCCGCCTTCGGCCGCCTGGATGTCGTGGTCAACAATGCCGGTCAGGGCGACCGCGTCGCACTGGAGGACACCACACTGGAGGTCTTCCGCCGGCAGATCGAAACCAATTTCCTCGGCACCGTCTACGTCACCAAGGCGGTGGTGCCGATCCTGCGCAAGCAGGGCGGCGGAAGGATCATCCAGATCTCCTCGGTCGGCGGTCGCGTCGGCGGCCCCGGCATGACCGCCTACCAGTCCGCGAAGTGGGCAGTCGGCGGCTTCAGCGAGGCCCTCGCCGCCGAGGTGGGCGCGCTCGGCATCAAGATCACCGTCGTGGAACCCGGCGGCATGCGCACCGACTGGGCCGGCTCATCGATGACCATCCCCGAGATCAGCGAGCCCTACCGGCCCACCCTCGGCGCCTCGGTCGCCGCGATGGCCGATTTCGAGCACACCGCGACCAGCGACCCCCGCAAGGTCGCCCAACTGGTACTCACCGTCGCCGCCCTGGACGAACCCCCGCTGCGCATCCTCGCCGGCAGCGACGCCTACGAGATCGGCCGCGACGCCTGGCAGAACCGCGTCGACATCGACACCCGATGGGCCGACCTCAGCCGCTCCACCGACCACGACGACGCCCCCGAGGGCGGCTGGCACGCCCAACGCGGAGTGAGCTTCCCCGACGTCCGGTCGTGACCGACCCACACCCCGAACACTTGTGCCCCACTCATGGTGGGGCACAAGCCATTTCGGCCGGTCGATCACCGGCACCGCTCTCGCTCGATCCACCGGAAGAGCCGACCGTTATCGCGCCCCGCCGACAACACCACGCCATACCCGAAGGTCGCCGACCGGATGCTGCATGACGCCGCAGCCTGCATGAACAGGCCCGTTCGGCAGTGCCCGATGTTGCCTATCGGCCGCCATCCGGTGAGAGGGGAAAAGTGGAGCCGCCTGGGGGAATCGAACCCCCGACCTTTTCATTACGAGTGAAGCGCTCTACCGACTGAGCTAAGGCGGCGTGCCTTCCGGCGGTGGAAGTCTATCGTCTCGTGGCCGGATCACGAAAATCGGTGCTCCTCGTCACCGCGGTCCAGGTCGGCACGCGCGGCCCGGACCCCTCGGGCCGGTGGCGATCCCGGGATCATCGCCGCCTGCCCCAGAGCAGATAGCCGGCTGCGACGAACTGGCTCGCGGCGATCAGCGCGGCGCCCTGCGCGTGCCCGTACACGACCAGCAGAACCACTGCCACCAGCACCAGAGCGAAGGCGATGAGGTCGACCCACCGCTTTCCGTTCATACATCCACCCTTCCAAAACATACCTCAGGTTTGTTTATTGACCAGAAACATACTTGACGCCTAAAGTTGGCGCCAGAAGCAGAGTCTCAGTCTTGATCGCTCGGGATCAAGTACTTCGGCTCGACAGGAGAAGAGCAGGGCAAATCCGGAGTCAATGAGGTTGAAACCCGCAGGTGCCCAGCGTTCGAGCACGGGAGATTGCCACGATGGCCAAGAAGCCGCTCAAGCCACCCAGCGTCCCTCTGGGCGCCCGGCACAGTTTCTTCGCGTACATGCAGCGCCTGGTCATCGAGAACGGCGACATGTCGACCCCGCAGTTGGGCCGGCTGCTCGACTACTCACATCAGGCGGTCTACAAGGCTTTGACCGGGCCGCGGATGCCCAGTCACAGCATGGCCGCCGGTCTCGCGAGGGTGCTCGCGGGTGAACCTGCCGCCGCCGTGGCGCTGCGACTGTGGAGCGCGGGTGTCCAGGAGGAGCAGCGGGTGATCAGAGAGCGGGTTGCCGCACGCGGAAAGCCGGTCGGCTACGGCGCGAATATCGGTGTGGCCGTGAGTGCTTCGAGCGACAACACGTTCACGGACGGGCCGCACCGGACGGATCACGCGCTGCTGGCGGCGAAGTCACGCCGCGGCAGCCGAGTCGTGGTCTCGAACGACGTGGTGCGTCCGGATTTCGAGCCGGACGATCTGCGCCGCGCGGTCGCCGACGGCTCGCTGGTGCTGCATTACCAGCCCGAGGTGGATCTGCGCACCGGCACGATCCGTGCGCTGGAGGCGCTGGTGCGCTGGCAGCACCCGACGCGCGGGCTGCTGCCGCCGGGCGCGTTCCTGCAGGTCGCCGAGGCCACCAATCTGGCCGGTGAACTCGGGCGATGGGTGATCCGCACTGCCTGCGCCCAGTTGGCGCAGTGGCGACGGTGTGGGCTGGCGTCGAATGTGGTGCTGCGGATCAACGTCTCGCCGGTGCAGTTGGTCGCGCTCGACTTCGTGGAGAACATCGAGGATGTGCTGCGCAGGCACGGCATCGAGGGCAGCTCGATCTGCCTGGAGATCACCGAGCACGTGGTCGTGCAGGATCTGGATCGCACCTGCGCCACGCTGAACGGGCTGAAGGAGCTGGGCGTACAGATCGCCATCGACGACTTCGGTACGGGATACAGTTCGCTGTCCCAGCTGAAGGCGCTCCCGGTGGATGTCGTGAAGATCGACCGCAGCTTCGTGCAGCGGCTGGGCGCCGACCCGGACGACTTGCCGTTCGTCGAATTCATTGTGGGACTTGCCCATTCATTGGGGCTCCAGGTCGTCGGCGAGGGTGTGGAGACGACCGCCGCCGCACGCACCCTGGTCGGGCTGGGATGCTTTCGGGCACAAGGCTTTCTGATCGCACAGCCGATGCCCGCCGAGGCAGTGGAGCCCCATCTCATGGCCGGCCGGATCCCGCTGGACCTGAAGCTACCGGAAATATCGCAGGTGCCGAGCGCAATTCGACGCGGCGAATGACATCCGGCTCCGCTGTCCGTATCTCTGAGCAAGGACAGCGACCCGGCAACCGATCCGCACCGGCCGGGTCGAGGCGGCACGCGTACCAACCAGACCGAGCCCGCACGCCTCCCGGCCGGACCGAGGCCGCCGCGTCCCAACCAGACCGAGGCCGCCGCGTCCCAACCAGACCGAGGCGGCACACGTCCCGACCAGACCGAGACGGCACGCCTCCCGACCAGACCAAGGCCGCACACGTCCCGACCGGACCGAGACGTCGCGCCTCCCGGCCGGATCACGAGAACCGGCTGGTCCAACTCCACTGTGTCCGGGCCGGTCAGGCGCCCCGTGCGGCGATCATGGTGGCGACCATGGCCGCGACCGCGAACCGGGGTTTCACGTTCTGGTCCAGGGCCTGACGGCAGGCGAGGACTGCTTCGATCGAGCGCAGCAGACCTTCGGGGCGGACCTCGGACGCCAGATCGCGGATCTGGTCCGGGAGGTCCGGATGGGTGAGGGTGACACCGCCGGCGGCGGGGGTGGTAGCGCGCAGGCGGACGGCGAGGGCATCCCGGTAGAGGCCGGCGACGTCGATGAGCGCGCGGTCGAGTGCGTCGCGGCCGGTGCGGGTGGCCCGGGACTTCTGGCGACGTTCCAGATCCTTCAACGCGCCGGCCGATCCACGAGTGGCAGACGCGGTGCCCTTACCGGTGCCGCCGGCGCCGAGAGCGGTGGCCAGTTCCTCGCGCTCGCGTTCGTCGCGGGTGGCGCTGACCTGTTTGGCCTCCTCATCCGCGGATTTGACCAGTTCGTCGGCGGCGGCATACGCGGCGCCGGGGCGAGCGGTGGCGGCGACCAGGGCCAGGGCGCGGGTGCGGCGGGTACGGGCTTCCGCATCGGTGGCGAGCCGGCGGGCCCGGCCGACGTGACCGCCGCTGACCGAGGCCGCCCAGGTGGCGGTCTCATCGTCGAGACCGTCGCGGTCGCGCAAAACCTGAGCGATCGCCGGGACGGAAGGGGTGACCAGCGGAATGTGCCGGCAGCGCGAGCGCAGGGTCACCGAGATGTCCTCGGGATCGACCGAGGGGGCGCAGAGCAGGAACACCGTGCGCGCCGGTGGCTCCTCGACGACCTTCAGCAGCACGTTGCCGGCGGCCTCGGTGAGGCGGTCGGCATCCTCGACCAGCACCACCTGCCAGCGACCGGTACTGGGCCGCCGGGCGGCGACCTGCACGATCTCGCGCATCTCCTTGGTGCCGATGGACAAGCCCTCGGGGATGACCCGGCGGACATCACCGTGGGTACCCGCCATGGTGGTGGTACAGGCATGGCAGCGCCCGCAGCCGGGGACGCCCGCGTCGGTGCACTGGAGGGCGGCGGCGAAACACAGGGCGGCGACGGACCGGCCCGAACCGGGTGGGCCGGTGAACAACCAGGAATGGGTCATGGCCGACGACGACCCCCCGCTGCGCGCGGCGACCGCGGCAGCGGTCAGTTCGGACTCGACCGCATCCTGGCCGACCAGCCGATCGAAGACTCCCGCCACGACGTACACCCTAACGGCCGGCACCGACAGCGAACTTTCACCGTCCGCCCCGGCGCCACCACGACCCACCGCCACCGCGACGAGGATCACATCCGGAATACTCGCAAACTTCGCAAACCAGCCCACCGTTCCGTGAACCATGTTGCGGCCGTGGCTGTTCGAACGCCGAACGATCACGCGTCGAAAAGCCGCCGATCCCAGCTCGTTTCGAGCGCGACGACGCCGATTTCCGCCGCTACGAGGCTCGTTGATATGTGGTGTTGGCGCCGTCCAGCGCCTCGCGGATGATGTCCGCGTGGCCGGAATGGTGGGCGATCTCGCGGAGGATATGGAGCAGCGCGAAACGCACTGTCCACCATTGCCTTTCGGGTGACCACGGCGCGGTCGGCAGCGGAATGGACGTGTCCAGGCTGTCGAGGTCGCGGATCAGTTTCTCGGTCTCCAGGGCCGCTTCTTCCCAGGTGGCGAGCAGATCCGCGACGGACTGGCCGGGGCCGAGGCGGTATTCCGAATCCATCCGGGAGACATCGAATGTCGCGGTCTCGTCCCGTTCCACGATGACCGTGTACCAGTGCCGCTCGATATTGACCATGTGATTGAGCAGCCCCCCGAGGGTCAGCTCGCTCACGGTGGTGCGCTGGCGCGCTTGCTCGTCATCGATTCCGCGCAGGGTGATGCGGAACAGATCGCGCTGGCTCGCCAGCATGCCGATCAGATCTTCGCGTTCGGTGTCGACGGCCATCGCGGGTCCTTCCGCTCGAGCGGGCTTCGATGGCTGGTCACGGTACGGCAGGCCACCGACAGAAATCGGACTACGGCCGATTTCCGCCAGTGAACGAGCGTGGCGCCGGATTACTTCTCGCCGGTGGTGGCCTTCGCGGTGGTCTTCTTGGCGGCGGTCTTGCGTGCCGTCGTCTTCGTCGCGGTGGTCGTCGCCTTGGCCGCCGTCGCCTTCGCGGCGGTGGTCTTCTTCGCCGCCGTCTTGGCCGCGGTCTTCTTCGCGGCCGTCTTGGTCGCCGCCTTCTTGGCGGTCTTCTTCGCCGTGCGCTTCACCGGCGCCTTGGCACGGCGTTCGGCCAGCAGTTCCGAGGCACGCGCGTCGGTGATGGACTCGACCTCGTCGCCCTTGCGCAGGCTGGCATTGGTCTCACCGTCGGTGACGTACGGGCCGAAACGGCCGTCCTTGATCACCATCGGCTTACCGGTCGCGGAATCGGCGCCCAGCTCACGCAACGCGGCCGCGCTGGCCGCCTGCCGGCCACGCCGCTTGGGCTCGGAGTAGATCTGCAACGCCTCTTCCAGCGTGACGGTGAAGATCTGATCCTCACCGGTCAGCGACCGGGAGTCGGCGCCCTTCTTCAGATACGGCCCGTAGCGGCCGTTCTGCGCGGTGATCTCC
Encoded proteins:
- a CDS encoding aminotransferase class V-fold PLP-dependent enzyme, with amino-acid sequence MTAVLDPTCAAQVSGADLQVPLVSGGTVRYANFDYAASAPALAQVTDRVSELLPYYASVHRGAGYASRISTDCYEAARTSVSRFLGCTDDQVVVFTRNTTDSLNLLAACVPGDTVVLDIEHHANFLPWLRHGRRVVRAADTVAETIRRVVAELCTKPAALLAITGASNVTGEVLPLERLATVAHECGARILVDAAQLAPHRRIDLRHSGIDYLAFSGHKLYAPFGAGVLVGRRDWLDAAEPYLAGGGAVREVRTTGVDWAPAPQRHEAGSPNVLGVAALAAACDALTELQERATEHERRLAIRLREGLGGIAGVRFLRIWSDSADSVGIVTFTLDGVEPGRVAAYLSAEHGIGVRDGRFCAHPLLARLGVDGAIRASIGLGTTAADVDRLVDAIDVLVRRGPSWEYTCADGHWNPQPETRPRLTAQDAGGAAPCSF
- a CDS encoding LysE family translocator encodes the protein MTVSLLLGFTGLCVLLAITPGPDTFLVLRFSIAGRRHGIAAALGSAVGGIVWATVVAAGVAALLEQSATAYRAVKVVGGIYLIYLGIRTLIEHRRARADGEPADTRASTATVPSAFSAGLLSCLLNPKVGLFYLAVLPQFLTTVTFLNALALGAIESTVAAVEMVLLATLAARAIELLRRPRTRARLEQISAGVLTALGIGTAASAA
- a CDS encoding flavin reductase family protein; protein product: MRHYPAGVTIVTLAGADGPVGFTATSFASLSLEPPLISFNIAHTSSSIASMLGADSLVVHFLGEHQQELARRFSREAGQRFSEPALWTTLDSGEPVLHGTPLWVRATVWERFAIGDHTLVVGLVTRVHDETGAAPLAAPLLYYNGAYHRATALD
- a CDS encoding YbaK/EbsC family protein gives rise to the protein MRRSLPPVASRVSDTLIARGHHGVIITQTEPTHSAEQAARALGVDVGAITESMVYLLDDEPVLLLVSGAHGVDLARTGDRLEGTLTPAPAATAREVTGQPIGGIAPVGHPTNLPTYVDNALSEYRELWAAGGHPNTVFRTSFPELVRITAGLSIDVD
- a CDS encoding TetR family transcriptional regulator → MGSTRQRARSVQDKELRKTALLAAARELAVEQGVREVTLTAVTARVGLHPSALRRYFESREELLLELAQDGWADWRDGLLAELGAARGLEADRIAVLVAESMVRLPLFCDLLTHVALSLEGAVRIERARQYKFAAGSAYDAMVAAVVAASADLDKVAAQLVLTGAMTIGAYLYQLSQPTETLRRLYEEQPRWAHSALRFREQLTTLLTAVAVGARPSVRRTTGEPLPDVVVEE
- a CDS encoding SDR family NAD(P)-dependent oxidoreductase yields the protein MSSVFFVTGSSRGLGRQIVEQALDAGHRVVATARNPRSLDDLAEKYGDRIHVEALDVTDPAAAETAVANGVAAFGRLDVVVNNAGQGDRVALEDTTLEVFRRQIETNFLGTVYVTKAVVPILRKQGGGRIIQISSVGGRVGGPGMTAYQSAKWAVGGFSEALAAEVGALGIKITVVEPGGMRTDWAGSSMTIPEISEPYRPTLGASVAAMADFEHTATSDPRKVAQLVLTVAALDEPPLRILAGSDAYEIGRDAWQNRVDIDTRWADLSRSTDHDDAPEGGWHAQRGVSFPDVRS
- a CDS encoding bifunctional diguanylate cyclase/phosphodiesterase is translated as MAKKPLKPPSVPLGARHSFFAYMQRLVIENGDMSTPQLGRLLDYSHQAVYKALTGPRMPSHSMAAGLARVLAGEPAAAVALRLWSAGVQEEQRVIRERVAARGKPVGYGANIGVAVSASSDNTFTDGPHRTDHALLAAKSRRGSRVVVSNDVVRPDFEPDDLRRAVADGSLVLHYQPEVDLRTGTIRALEALVRWQHPTRGLLPPGAFLQVAEATNLAGELGRWVIRTACAQLAQWRRCGLASNVVLRINVSPVQLVALDFVENIEDVLRRHGIEGSSICLEITEHVVVQDLDRTCATLNGLKELGVQIAIDDFGTGYSSLSQLKALPVDVVKIDRSFVQRLGADPDDLPFVEFIVGLAHSLGLQVVGEGVETTAAARTLVGLGCFRAQGFLIAQPMPAEAVEPHLMAGRIPLDLKLPEISQVPSAIRRGE
- a CDS encoding DNA polymerase III subunit delta' — its product is MAGVFDRLVGQDAVESELTAAAVAARSGGSSSAMTHSWLFTGPPGSGRSVAALCFAAALQCTDAGVPGCGRCHACTTTMAGTHGDVRRVIPEGLSIGTKEMREIVQVAARRPSTGRWQVVLVEDADRLTEAAGNVLLKVVEEPPARTVFLLCAPSVDPEDISVTLRSRCRHIPLVTPSVPAIAQVLRDRDGLDDETATWAASVSGGHVGRARRLATDAEARTRRTRALALVAATARPGAAYAAADELVKSADEEAKQVSATRDEREREELATALGAGGTGKGTASATRGSAGALKDLERRQKSRATRTGRDALDRALIDVAGLYRDALAVRLRATTPAAGGVTLTHPDLPDQIRDLASEVRPEGLLRSIEAVLACRQALDQNVKPRFAVAAMVATMIAARGA
- a CDS encoding DinB family protein — translated: MAVDTEREDLIGMLASQRDLFRITLRGIDDEQARQRTTVSELTLGGLLNHMVNIERHWYTVIVERDETATFDVSRMDSEYRLGPGQSVADLLATWEEAALETEKLIRDLDSLDTSIPLPTAPWSPERQWWTVRFALLHILREIAHHSGHADIIREALDGANTTYQRAS